The following DNA comes from Hemibagrus wyckioides isolate EC202008001 linkage group LG05, SWU_Hwy_1.0, whole genome shotgun sequence.
CTGTGCCACCACGTTATACGGCTAATTATAATTACATCTAAGCCAATCTGTAGCTTGTGATTTAGTGGTCCAGATTTAAAAGAAATTGAAATCTAATGTTTATTGCATTTATCTTCACCAGTTCAACGAAATTGCAGCCATCTATGTTTAACTGAAGCAGCCAAATCAGTGTCGTCCTCAATGCAATTGATTCCGAATTTCTTACATGAGCACTGTCCTGTTATAGGTGCATGCCATCCCGTTGCGCTCCTCATGGGTGATGACGTGTGCGTACGCTCCGTCTGGCAATTACGTGGCTTGCGGTGGCCTGGACAACATCTGCTCCATCTACAATCTGAAGACGCGTGAGGGCAATGTCCGTGTGAGCCGTGAGCTGGCTGGCCATACAGGTTAGTGAGTGATGAGCTAGCAGTGATGACGGTTTGATGACATGTTTGTTTAGCTCATTTATATAGCAGATGAAGGGAGATAAAGCCCTAAAATCTGCCACTGGAGGATTGTTTTTGCAATACCAGTGACTCCAGTTTGATTCATCAAAGGTTTTATGGGTTACATCAGGTGGAACTGGAGAaatagtgtattgtactgtggaCTTTTAAGACCAGATGTCAGCAACATTGTGGCATAGTGTGCATGTGTCCATACATGTATCTCCTCCTTTGTCCAGTTGTGTAATTTTCTGCCTTGTGTTTTTACACAGGTTACCTCTCCTGCTGTCGTTTCCTGGACGACAACCAGATTGTCACTAGCTCAGGCGACACCACCTGGTAGGTTTGGGGTAGTGCACCAGCACTCCTGCTTGAGCCATTTGCATCAGACACAGACACTTACATAGGCTCACATGATGCTCTGACTGGGCAGACTGCTGGATGACTATTCAATCTGACAATTGGAATATTTCAAACAAAAACTTTCCTGATTAATCCATACCCTATGGGAAAATATATTTCCAATTTCTTGATGTTTACTTAACATGGTTTTATTGTAAAATTCTATAAGATTTGAATGAGTCTGTAGGTTCAGTATTGCACTGGTCGCATAGCAGGTTTCTATTTTAATTTCAAAACTTATGTTTttcatttaatcattaaacAAATGCTGTGCACATTTTTCCTTCTGTCTTTGGTGCTGTTACTAATCCTGTCCGTTACATCTGCAGTGCTCTTTGGGACATTGAGACGGGGCAGCAGACGACCACGTTTGCAGGTCACACTGGGGATGTGATGTCTCTGTCTCTGGCCCCAGATGCCCGCTTGTTTGTCTCTGGTGCCTGTGATGCCTCTGCTAAGCTTTGGGATATCAGAGAGGGCATGTGCAGACAGACCTTCACTGGCCATGAGTCCGACATCAACGCCATCTGTGTATGTATCGCACGCATGCAGCGTCCAGAATATCTCCCTGTTCTCTACTGCCTTCACCAACGTATCATGAGCAGAACGTTATGTTACATTAGCACACTACTATAGGAAACATGATGGCATAGGCTGTTTCCCATAATACAAGTTAGTACATATGAATACAGATTAAAGATCCTCCTTGCCATGACACTGTATTAAGGTGAACTTTCACCACAAATCCAGTCTGTTTTGTGGCATGGGTGAATAGAGTGAATCGGCCTTCATAGAAAAATGTGCAGATACACTTTTAAACACATTAATGGGATGAGTGATGTAGGCAAGATTTTTCCCGGCACCAAGTACTGCGATGGTTTCATAAGAGAATGGAGTTTGCGGTTCATATACAGGGCTTTCATTTATGCTGCATACACTTTTTCTCCTTAGTAAGATGGCCAAGTAAGGTCTTTTTTACTGTAGAGATGAATGTATTTTCTACCACTAAATTTGGTTGACACCTagtattcttttcttttttttgttatacacTGAAAAACCTTCATTCAACCCATACTGCACTAGTTAAGTAATAACCTCCTGGAATAATCTACTTAATCGCACTGTGACGGAGTGAAATCtaaatgatattaaatatttaacattaaacagtttGCGGTGTTCAGCAGATTTGTTTTCGCTTGTTTTGTGCACACCACCAACCAGCTGCCCACTGATCATTAATCAAATTCATCTGTAGTGCTGGTAGCAGAAATGTGACCAGTCTGAATGTACTGATGGAGAAGAGTAAGCACTGGTTCTACTCTTATAGGCTACAGCATTTGACATGCACTCATTTTCATTCAggacagtgaaataaaaaggtTCAGGAATGCTTGAGCCGTGGCTATTTTGATTGCCCCttagcaaaataaaatatgcaaCTGATGAGGATATTTCACAGTGATATGTCTGAAAAACTCTACACTGCTAGTTGTGCTATACAGTACTGAGCCACTAGTAGATAGCAGGTATGGTACATGCAAGCTTTCTTTTCTGCCTCCCATTGACGACAGCACACAAAATCTACTTTTGTGTTCTGAGCTCCCCCTGGTGGAGTTAAACAGTCCTACTGCACATTTAGCTAGACACTGGTGTCCAGTCCTGAGCCGTGTTGTACTACCATCATTGCACACCCAGTTCTGCAGTTAGTGTGGGCTTAACAGCATTGTTTTAACACTGCATGTGGAGACAAGTTCCCTGTGTCTGTATTTATgtactttatttttctttccagtTCTTCCCCAACGGGAATGCGTTTGCCACAGGCTCGGACGACGCCACCTGCAGGCTGTTTGACCTGCGTGCCGACCAGGAGCTGATGGTGTACTCGCACGACAACATCATCTGCGGCATTACCTCGGTGGCCTTTTCCAAAAGCGGTCGTTTGCTGCTCGCCGGCTACGATGACTTCAACTGCAATGTCTGGGACACCCTCAAAGCCGACCGTGCAGGTCAGTGCAGGAGACGCCGTATAGAGTAGCTTCACTGGGCTGGGTATGGGGATTCTGGAGGATTTGGTGAATGATGAAAGAACGGAAGTTTGAGATTCGAAAAGGATTTTTAGACCCATTAGAGATCCTAATGGAGCTAATATTACAGGACTGAATGGAGATCAACAGAGTATAAGGTTGTAATAAAGGGTATGCATGACATTCAGTACTTTTAATGGAATTACGGTTGCATTCAGACCACAATCGATGatgaaaatggatggaaatgCATCTGCTGGTGCTTATTAGATGCCATCTGTTGGAACACACAGAGCCGCATGCTCTGATTTcataatattttacattacattgtCTTCAGTGTTCCTTCTGCTAGCAAATAATGCAGCGAGTAAAGTCTGATTATTATATTCATACATACTCTCCTTGTGCAATGTGATCAATGAACTGGATAATTTCACGAGTGGATAACCTTCTTGACCAATCCCCCTGAACTTTCTCACCACATGACAGTCATTAAAAGTGTAATTAAACATATTAATTACCTAAACACCGGTATTCTAAAGACATCGCCACTTATTCTGCCTTTATTATGAGCGATGTGCGTTATCTGCAGAACATTTTTGCTTGCTGTAAGTTGCATGTCACCCACACCCACATCCTTTTGTCTCCCCACTCAACCAGCACATGAATAGTTTATTGCATTTGCATTGAGGAGCGCAGTGCCACTCCACCATCCCCATGAATTATGTACACCATCAGAAAGCATGTAATGGAGATTGAATTCTCATAGCATCTTACTCTAGAAGCACTACCTCATACAGACTGACCAAGACAAGAGATGATGTCTTGAAATGATCTCTGTTCTCCAGTTGgacatggtgtagtggtgtctGATTTGGATGGCTAAATGATAGCTTGCAGCTAAGCTCTGTTTGAATAAGAATGGTtttaacacactcctcatctaAACTGTCCTTGATTATCAACTGAATCAGGTGGCATATGGACTACATTACGAgtataaacacttttttttgcagGTGTCCTGGCAGGCCATGATAACCGTGTTAGCTGCTTGGGTGTTACTGATGATGGAATGGCAGTGGCCACAGGCTCTTGGGACAGTTTCCTTAAGATCTGGAATTAAAGCTGCAAGGTAAGCTTTTTCTTTCAGTACATTAAAACTGACCTTCATCTTATTGTTCACTGACATAAGCAAAGGTGCTGATATCTACACTGTTAAAAAGGtggaaaaggtttgtttttgaAGGAGAAGGGATACGTGAAAGCTGCATTGTTTCTGATATCATTTCTTTTCAACTTTCTCTGGCCAGACTTTGAGCTTGAGATCCAATAGGACTATAAGTAGGCGGGATTGTAGACGTTTTGGTCAGTAAAAACCCGTGGAGCTGCTGCCAACTAAGTAGTTGTCGCGTCACAAGCCCGGTTTTTACACTAAAGACTCAGTGATGTAAATAATTCAGTCGAAGCAAACATCTTCTCATGCAGTTGTACACGGTCTATGTGCAGTTTAATACAGACTCAGAGCGGATTGCAGCCATActatatgtttattttgttacagTTGTGTAAGGTAAGTTTGGAGGTAATGCCCTCAAATGGTTATTGAAACATTTTTGCAGTAAAATATCAGTTGAGCTGAGATGTTGAATGCACTGAGCTGCATTGTCCACTGGAATATgcaatattctctctctctctctgcctgctaGGGGTTTCTTGTTGGCACCTCTTTTTATCATTGCACCTTTTCTAACAAAAGTGTGACAGTCTGGGGAAAACCCTTAGTGTGGCGAAATCTTGGTGTTTTGTACTATATATGGTTGTGTGAACTACAGGCTTTCCTCATCTGAAACACGTTTCTCTAGAATTTGATTCTAAATCACAAGGAAAGTTCAACGTTTAAGCATTTCACAGACCGTTTACCCCAAAAGTGAACAGTGTAGTCTCTTTGTTCAGGTCCTCCAGCTTCTGTAGTCTTTTTATAATCTGAGGTTAGTCCGTTACGATGTTTGGAGAACAGGAGTTTTCACTCAGCTGATCCCTGTCTCCTCTTACCATCTCTGCCTGAAATAATTACTCATTAATTCAGTTAGCTGTGTCCTGTTGGCCAACTCCCCACTCCTTTTGTTAGCATTCAAGTGTTGTAACTATTTGCTTGTATTTAGACACTGTGACATCAGTGTAAAGGATAGATCCGGGACATGTTTTACCCCCGCTTTCTGCCAGTTACATGGCCTGTAGGCTGCCCCCTGCCTGCAGAAGGCATGGCATGACCTCAGGAAATGATGCAAAAGTGGTGTATCTAGGTCAAAAACAGGATAATGGTGGCAGCTCTGAAACTTCCAGTAAATGTGCTTtcataattgtgtgtgtgtgtgggtataaaCAGGATATGATTTCTCTGATCTCCGAGTCCCTTTAATGATGGTTTTGCTCTTGCTTTCCTTTCAGATGGCATCCGGACTCCAAAGTTGACTGGAAGACCATTCCAACATAATGTTAAATTTTATTGCATATCCAATCTTCTTAAAACGCAACACAACTGACCCCCGTTATCTGAGGAAACaacagggcaaaaaaaaaacaaacaaaccgatTCTCCTTCCCATAAAAAGAGCACAATTATTTCATTCAGTACATCACATGGAAGTCAGTGGGGTCAAAATTAAATGGTGGGGggcgggagggagggagggggccAAAAGTAACTGTGCATTCCTAACGGGACCATTCTCCAAGCGCTCATCACACTGCAATCGTCATTTACGCCAACGTTATCTaacagagtaaaaaagaaaggcAGCAGACGTTGTCCCCTTACACTAGTCGGGGTTTtcttttgctgtttgttttctaAATACACATCCCGTTTACATACGGTTAGTGTTTCAAATGAGGATCAAAAGCTCTTTTATCACTTAGTCTTTGAATATTTTAGATTCAAGTTTGTAGATGGAGGATAATGTTGACAATAATCACAGGTGTTATAATACAGCTTTGTTGTGTCAGAAACGAGGAGTGGTTTGAGCCTGACCTGTATATTTAGTCCCACAatctatcattattattattttttttgttttgttttctgtctaGTCATGAGTCTTTGTTTGCACAGGAATAAAAGCATTGCATACATAGAATAATGTTGAAAATGTTGACTAACCAAGCACATGCTGTTAATGATGAATGCTcatttagaaaagaaagaaaaacggtccattttaaatatatttctcttattggttttgtttttgttttttttgcttgatgAGGGtcaagaaatgaaatgaagattAACCCGTCGTGTAACAGTTTTAATTTTCTCTTCTCCATGttcatgtcctttttttttttgttttgtttttggttgaGCTTCGGTGTGGAGGGTTCGGGAGGGTTCGGGGGGGGTGGGAGCGGAGGGCTTTCGGGTGTAACTCGAATTTCCATTTTTACCCGGTTTCAACACAGGTGCCCGTTCCgtgcttggaaaaaaaaaaaaaaaacccagttacTTCTCTGTGAATGACATGTTGTAAAAATCAATGTTtgaaaataatgatattaaaaaaaaaaactttttaagttaaaaaattaaaaaaaaaaaaaaccttttattttgGTTGTCTGCCATGAGTGGGTTAACTCTTAGAATCGCATGCTGTAGAATTGCTTAAAAAGAGGTGCATATGGAAAGTCCtttgatgtttttctttaagGAAATAACCTGTTAAATAGATCATCACAATGatatttatattcctttttttcctcttcttttgcTACTCTGTGCATACAGAATCCAATTAAACTCGCAAAGCTATGCACTCGAGAAGCAAACACATCGATTGACCTGTTCTATCCATACCTTGAAGTTTCTAAAACACTCGTACACcgaccctctcacacacacacacacacacacacacacactcaaactagAACAAAAATTGTCATTCTTTCTGTAGCAAGACAAAAAAATTCCagacacaaagaaaagaatgctAGAGACATTTTGTAACAAACAGGTTTTAATgtcctttaataaaaaaaagaaaaaaaaactttgcagCATTTGAATGGCAGAGAATTTTTCTGTTGTTCCTTTCTGCGTGTAACGAGAGGCGCTCTTTCCTTAGCGGTAGTGGCATTTCTTCCATTCTGTTCTCCCCTCTGCGACATTctgtacaaaaacaaaataaaaaagtgctGTCGTTGTGCATTAGGCCTGGAGTTggcaacaaaataaatacagaaaaagctacaaaaaaaaaaaggattaaatcaattccttctctctctctctctctctctctctctctctctctctctctctctctctcttcatacaAATAACTGTAGAGCTCTGCACACCCCAACTGTATCCTCATCCatcttttgtatttaattttaaattcagTGTACAACAGAAAGCTGGATGCAAGATAGAAACTATATTAAAATGTACTGTTATTTAAGATGTAATAAAGCAGTTTGAGATGACCTTTCAGTGTCGGTGCCGTTTATGAGGATGCGCTCTGATCTTTAACAGGATCTGAACACGTTTCTTCAACTCatt
Coding sequences within:
- the gnb1a gene encoding guanine nucleotide-binding protein G(I)/G(S)/G(T) subunit beta-1; translation: MSELDQLRQEAEQLKNQIRDARKACADATLSQITANIDPVGRIQMRTRRTLRGHLAKIYAMHWGTDSRLLVSASQDGKLIIWDSYTTNKVHAIPLRSSWVMTCAYAPSGNYVACGGLDNICSIYNLKTREGNVRVSRELAGHTGYLSCCRFLDDNQIVTSSGDTTCALWDIETGQQTTTFAGHTGDVMSLSLAPDARLFVSGACDASAKLWDIREGMCRQTFTGHESDINAICFFPNGNAFATGSDDATCRLFDLRADQELMVYSHDNIICGITSVAFSKSGRLLLAGYDDFNCNVWDTLKADRAGVLAGHDNRVSCLGVTDDGMAVATGSWDSFLKIWN